From one Deinococcus sp. JMULE3 genomic stretch:
- a CDS encoding uroporphyrinogen-III synthase: MDWFAGLSVLSLESRRSEEMETLIRKYGGVPHVAPSMREMKLDLTGPLAQFERDLLAGDIHAVACLTGVGTRMFLKELAARDPRHLETLQGVPFVSRGNKPAQALKTFGLSSTQVPKPSTWHEVTEHLLATLTRGQHAVILEYGEAIPGAMLRELGYAGIRVTSVPVYRCAFPQDPTPLAKAVRDVVLGGPDILLLSSGTQILHFLKYAEKLGLLEEARAGLNRLVVVSIGPACSEAAADLGLRIDLEANPHKMGILVRMAAEHAPGIIAARLGRAG; encoded by the coding sequence ATGGACTGGTTCGCTGGCTTAAGTGTCCTGAGTCTGGAATCCCGCCGCAGCGAGGAAATGGAGACCCTGATCCGCAAGTACGGCGGCGTGCCCCACGTCGCGCCGAGCATGCGCGAGATGAAACTCGACCTCACCGGCCCTCTCGCGCAGTTCGAACGCGACCTGCTGGCCGGGGACATCCACGCCGTCGCGTGCCTCACCGGCGTCGGCACCCGCATGTTCCTCAAGGAACTCGCCGCCCGTGACCCCCGCCACCTCGAGACCCTCCAGGGCGTGCCGTTCGTGTCGCGCGGCAACAAGCCCGCGCAGGCGCTGAAGACCTTCGGCCTGAGCAGCACCCAGGTGCCCAAACCCAGCACCTGGCACGAGGTCACCGAGCACCTCCTGGCCACCCTGACCCGCGGGCAGCACGCCGTGATCCTCGAGTACGGCGAAGCGATCCCCGGCGCGATGCTGCGCGAACTCGGCTACGCGGGCATCCGCGTGACCAGCGTGCCCGTGTACCGCTGCGCCTTCCCGCAGGACCCCACCCCGCTGGCGAAGGCCGTGCGCGACGTAGTCCTGGGCGGGCCGGACATTCTGCTGCTGTCCAGCGGCACGCAGATCCTGCACTTCCTGAAGTACGCCGAGAAACTCGGCCTGCTGGAGGAAGCCCGCGCGGGCCTGAACCGCCTGGTGGTCGTCAGCATCGGCCCGGCGTGCAGCGAGGCCGCCGCCGACCTGGGCCTGAGAATCGACCTGGAAGCCAACCCGCACAAGATGGGCATCCTGGTCCGCATGGCCGCCGAGCACGCCCCCGGCATCATCGCCGCGCGCCTGGGCCGCGCAGGCTGA
- a CDS encoding Hpt domain-containing protein, with protein sequence MTAEFMDLFAEEAAGHLAQLRRLCREPDTQWQAAFVAAHTLKGSAAMLDVRGVQLVAAELERLLGGEPPNGSPAWLADAGIACEVLGAELGDLRPGAAPSAAASDLCGRLRGYDSGGGP encoded by the coding sequence ATGACGGCGGAGTTCATGGACCTGTTCGCGGAGGAGGCCGCCGGGCACCTCGCGCAGTTGCGGCGCCTGTGCCGCGAGCCGGACACGCAGTGGCAGGCGGCGTTCGTGGCGGCGCACACGCTGAAGGGCAGCGCGGCGATGCTGGACGTGCGCGGGGTGCAGCTGGTCGCGGCCGAGCTGGAGCGGCTGCTGGGCGGCGAGCCGCCGAACGGTTCACCCGCGTGGCTGGCGGACGCCGGGATCGCGTGCGAGGTGCTGGGGGCGGAACTGGGGGACCTGCGGCCCGGCGCGGCCCCGTCTGCGGCGGCGAGCGACCTGTGCGGGCGCCTGCGCGGGTATGACAGCGGCGGTGGCCCGTGA
- a CDS encoding nitrate/nitrite transporter, whose amino-acid sequence MTTTPAAPPLTADARRVVTAATLGFTLMFAVWVMFAIVGLPIRKQLGLTDAQFTLLTAIPVLTGSLLRLPAGIWADRYGGKTVFLINTVVTALFALALAWADGYTTLLALALGVGLAGVSFAVGNAWIAQWVPVSRQGLALGTFGAGNAGASITKLLAPLMITLVPAGLLIPGGWHFVPFVFGVALLVCAALTARLTPADRAQPSGRTLGDWLRPLARAQVWRFGLYYVIFFGAYVAYSLYLPKYYVDHYGIPLAQAGLLTALFIFPASLLRPLGGYLSDRFGPRAVTVAAFAVMLAGLLPLLRDLSVTPFMLLTTIVGIGMGVGKASTYTLVAQWNPGQMGVVGGLVGLLGGLGGFILPLAFAALKPSLGGQTAFVVLFALTALTTVIFVANMVRLKVLGRQPNFA is encoded by the coding sequence ATGACCACGACCCCCGCCGCTCCGCCCCTGACCGCCGACGCCCGCCGGGTCGTCACCGCCGCCACCCTCGGCTTCACGCTGATGTTCGCCGTGTGGGTCATGTTCGCCATCGTCGGACTGCCCATCCGCAAGCAGCTGGGCCTGACCGACGCGCAGTTCACGCTGCTGACCGCCATTCCCGTCCTGACCGGCTCGCTGCTGCGCCTCCCGGCGGGCATCTGGGCCGACCGCTACGGCGGGAAGACCGTGTTCCTGATCAACACCGTCGTGACCGCCCTGTTCGCCCTGGCCCTCGCCTGGGCCGACGGGTACACCACGCTGCTGGCCCTCGCGCTCGGCGTCGGCCTCGCGGGCGTCAGCTTCGCCGTCGGGAACGCCTGGATCGCGCAGTGGGTCCCGGTCAGCCGCCAGGGCCTCGCGCTCGGCACCTTCGGCGCCGGGAACGCCGGGGCGAGCATCACCAAGCTTCTCGCGCCACTGATGATCACCCTGGTCCCGGCGGGCCTGCTGATTCCCGGCGGGTGGCACTTCGTGCCCTTCGTGTTCGGCGTCGCCCTGCTGGTGTGCGCCGCGCTCACCGCCCGCCTCACCCCCGCCGACCGCGCCCAGCCGTCGGGCCGCACCCTGGGCGACTGGCTGCGCCCGCTGGCCCGCGCGCAGGTGTGGCGCTTCGGGCTGTACTACGTGATCTTCTTCGGCGCGTACGTCGCCTACAGCCTCTACCTGCCCAAGTACTACGTCGACCACTACGGCATCCCGCTGGCGCAGGCGGGCCTGCTGACCGCCCTGTTTATCTTCCCCGCCAGCCTGCTGCGCCCCCTGGGCGGCTACCTGTCCGACCGCTTCGGGCCGCGCGCCGTGACCGTCGCCGCGTTCGCCGTCATGCTGGCCGGACTGCTGCCCCTCCTGCGCGACCTGAGCGTCACGCCGTTCATGCTGCTCACCACCATCGTCGGCATCGGCATGGGCGTCGGCAAGGCCAGCACCTACACCCTGGTCGCCCAGTGGAACCCCGGCCAGATGGGCGTCGTCGGCGGCCTCGTGGGCCTGCTCGGCGGCCTGGGCGGCTTCATCCTGCCGCTCGCGTTCGCGGCGCTGAAACCCAGCCTGGGCGGCCAGACCGCGTTCGTGGTGCTGTTCGCACTGACCGCCCTGACCACCGTGATCTTCGTGGCGAACATGGTCCGCCTGAAGGTGCTGGGCCGCCAGCCGAACTTCGCCTGA
- a CDS encoding diguanylate cyclase translates to MTPEPLHVLIVDDSALMRAMLRQSLQGLGARVEAPATLDGAREALGLRGGHTDVDVLLLDLVMPGTDGLTFLRELRAHAHLQDLSVIMVTALQEDDRLDEAFAAGANDYVTKPVRPTVLCARTLHAARLTRALRARREREAQLELMTASLRSLNEQLTELSVTDGLTGIANRRAFDAHLDRALSLHARSGLSVTLIMLDIDHFKRYNDTLGHPAGDACLQEVAALLRDCTPRRTDLTARYGGEEFALLLLDTDLTGGLTVARRVISALTERRLPHPGHPLGYVTVSLGVACTELTGEVPLREAADQALYRAKHAGRNGAFAWTHPLDVPGAPDVRPPTPAGSGADQPPT, encoded by the coding sequence GTGACGCCCGAGCCGCTGCACGTCCTGATCGTGGACGACAGCGCCCTGATGCGCGCCATGCTCCGGCAGTCGCTGCAGGGGCTCGGGGCGCGCGTGGAGGCCCCGGCGACGCTGGACGGGGCGCGTGAGGCGCTGGGGCTGCGCGGCGGGCACACGGACGTGGACGTGCTGCTGCTGGACCTGGTGATGCCCGGCACGGACGGCCTGACGTTCCTGCGGGAACTGCGCGCTCACGCGCACCTGCAGGACCTGAGCGTGATCATGGTCACGGCGCTGCAGGAGGACGACCGGTTGGACGAGGCCTTCGCGGCGGGCGCGAACGATTACGTCACGAAACCCGTGCGGCCCACGGTGCTGTGCGCGCGGACCCTGCACGCGGCGCGGCTGACGCGGGCGCTGCGGGCGCGGCGGGAACGCGAGGCGCAACTGGAACTCATGACGGCGTCCCTGCGCAGCCTGAACGAGCAACTGACGGAACTGAGCGTCACGGACGGCCTGACCGGGATCGCCAACCGACGGGCGTTCGACGCGCACCTGGACCGCGCGCTGTCCCTGCACGCCCGCAGCGGCCTGAGCGTCACGCTGATCATGCTGGACATCGATCACTTCAAGCGGTACAACGACACGCTCGGCCACCCGGCCGGGGACGCGTGCCTGCAGGAGGTCGCGGCGCTGCTGCGCGACTGCACGCCGCGCCGCACCGACCTGACCGCCCGCTACGGCGGCGAGGAGTTCGCGCTGCTGCTGCTCGACACGGACCTGACCGGGGGGCTGACGGTCGCGCGGCGGGTCATCTCGGCCCTCACGGAGCGCCGCCTGCCGCATCCGGGGCACCCGCTGGGGTACGTGACGGTCAGCCTGGGGGTGGCCTGCACGGAACTCACGGGGGAGGTGCCGCTGCGCGAGGCAGCGGATCAGGCGCTGTACCGCGCCAAGCACGCGGGCCGCAACGGCGCGTTCGCCTGGACGCACCCGCTGGACGTGCCGGGCGCGCCGGACGTGCGGCCTCCCACGCCTGCGGGGTCCGGGGCGGATCAGCCGCCCACCTGA
- a CDS encoding molybdopterin oxidoreductase family protein, producing MSQATLHAPTVRTTCPYCAVQCTFDLHLERGLPVKVTPTKDCPVAHGTVCKKGLAALNDLRHPERLTTPLLRKGGELTPVGWDEALAYVRDALGSLPPERIGVFGSGSLTNEKTYLLGKFARVALRTPHIDYNGRYCMASASAALNRTVGYDRGLGFPADDLIRSDLLLLVGANVAETLPPLMQYLKGIKDRGGTIYAIDPRATTTSKVSGRHLAPRPGTDGILALGLLHLMKQWGRIRPTAPAHGMAQVLAHADDYPPARVAHDCGLTEADVFALGRAYAEARTPLILTGRGPEQHTQGTDTVQAWLNLAFLTGHFGKVGGGYAPLTGQGNGQGGREHGQKNDQLPGARSLRDPRHRAEIAALWNVPAEALPQPGHSAQELLNACGNPAEGGLDALIVIGSNPVVSAAGAGQVTQNLKALRHLIVIDFLPSETAQLATLVLPGSMWCEEDGTTTNLEGRVQRRRRAVTPPGAAREDWRILCDLAAALGRPHGFTYPDFRALQDEFFRATRGGKADYSGLSADRLDRSSAQWPVKTATGPDTPHVYAPPFLTPDGLATLHVPQLRAPTLAPRALHLTTGRLGNQYQSGTQTRRNPALKAEQTVQIHPDTAREHGLSAGDLVTLRTAHGQATAPVALTPGLRRDTVFISFHWPESANLLTDPHALDPHSRMPGFKATPVTLHPAHLSLPLPTRPSLSPVS from the coding sequence ATGAGTCAGGCGACCCTGCACGCCCCCACCGTCCGGACCACCTGTCCCTACTGCGCCGTGCAGTGCACCTTCGACCTGCACCTCGAACGCGGCCTGCCCGTCAAGGTCACGCCCACCAAGGACTGCCCGGTCGCGCACGGCACCGTCTGCAAGAAGGGACTCGCCGCGCTGAACGACCTGCGCCACCCCGAGCGCCTCACCACACCGCTGCTGCGCAAAGGCGGCGAACTCACCCCGGTCGGCTGGGACGAGGCCCTCGCGTACGTCCGGGACGCCCTGGGCAGCCTGCCCCCCGAACGGATCGGCGTGTTCGGCAGCGGCAGCCTCACGAACGAGAAGACGTACCTGCTTGGCAAGTTCGCCCGCGTCGCCCTGCGCACCCCCCACATCGACTACAACGGCCGCTACTGCATGGCCAGTGCCAGTGCGGCCCTGAACCGCACTGTCGGCTACGACCGCGGGCTGGGCTTCCCGGCGGACGACCTGATCCGCAGCGACCTGCTCCTGCTGGTGGGCGCCAACGTCGCCGAGACCCTCCCGCCCCTGATGCAGTACCTCAAGGGCATCAAGGACCGCGGCGGGACCATCTATGCCATCGACCCGCGCGCCACGACGACCAGCAAGGTCTCCGGGCGGCACCTCGCGCCGCGCCCCGGCACGGACGGCATCCTCGCCCTGGGCCTGCTGCACCTCATGAAACAGTGGGGCCGCATCCGCCCCACCGCGCCCGCGCACGGCATGGCGCAGGTCCTCGCGCATGCCGACGACTACCCCCCGGCGCGGGTCGCGCACGACTGCGGCCTCACTGAAGCCGACGTATTCGCCCTGGGCCGCGCCTACGCTGAGGCCCGCACGCCCCTGATCCTCACCGGACGCGGCCCCGAACAGCACACCCAGGGCACCGACACCGTCCAGGCCTGGCTGAACCTCGCGTTCCTCACCGGGCACTTCGGGAAGGTCGGCGGCGGCTACGCCCCCCTGACCGGGCAGGGCAACGGCCAGGGCGGGCGCGAACACGGACAGAAGAACGACCAGCTGCCCGGCGCGCGCAGCCTGCGCGACCCCCGCCACCGCGCCGAGATCGCCGCCCTGTGGAACGTCCCCGCTGAGGCGCTGCCGCAGCCCGGCCACAGCGCCCAGGAACTCCTGAACGCCTGCGGCAACCCCGCCGAGGGTGGCCTGGACGCCCTGATCGTCATCGGCAGCAACCCGGTCGTCAGCGCCGCCGGCGCCGGACAGGTCACGCAGAACCTGAAGGCACTCAGGCACCTGATCGTGATCGACTTCCTGCCCAGCGAGACCGCGCAGCTCGCCACACTGGTCCTGCCGGGCAGCATGTGGTGCGAGGAGGACGGCACCACCACCAACTTAGAAGGCCGCGTGCAGCGCCGCCGCCGCGCCGTCACGCCCCCCGGCGCCGCCCGCGAGGACTGGCGCATCCTGTGCGACCTCGCCGCCGCGCTGGGCCGCCCCCACGGCTTCACGTACCCCGACTTCCGCGCGCTGCAGGACGAATTCTTCCGCGCCACGCGCGGCGGAAAGGCCGACTACAGCGGCCTGAGCGCCGACCGTCTCGACCGCTCAAGCGCCCAGTGGCCCGTCAAGACCGCCACCGGTCCCGACACCCCGCACGTGTACGCCCCGCCGTTCCTCACGCCCGACGGACTGGCGACCCTGCACGTCCCGCAGCTGCGCGCCCCCACCCTGGCCCCCCGCGCCCTGCACCTCACCACCGGCCGCCTGGGGAACCAATACCAGAGCGGCACCCAGACCCGCCGTAACCCCGCCCTGAAAGCCGAGCAGACCGTGCAGATCCACCCCGACACCGCCCGCGAGCACGGCCTGAGCGCCGGGGACCTGGTCACGCTGCGCACCGCGCACGGGCAGGCCACCGCGCCCGTTGCCCTCACGCCCGGCCTGAGGCGCGACACGGTGTTCATCTCGTTCCACTGGCCTGAGAGCGCCAACCTCCTGACCGACCCGCACGCGCTGGACCCGCACTCGCGGATGCCCGGCTTCAAGGCCACGCCCGTCACGCTGCACCCCGCGCACCTGAGCCTGCCGCTGCCCACCCGCCCGAGCCTCAGTCCGGTGTCCTGA
- the nirD gene encoding nitrite reductase small subunit NirD produces MCALEDILPGTGVCALIGGQQVAVFRVGGRVYATGNRDPYTGANVLSRGLTGSYTVSGETRVKVASPLLKHAFDLESGLSLDDPSVSVPVYATRFDGGDVWTGSLA; encoded by the coding sequence GTGTGCGCGCTGGAGGACATCCTGCCCGGCACCGGCGTGTGCGCCCTGATAGGCGGCCAGCAGGTCGCGGTGTTCCGCGTCGGCGGGCGCGTCTACGCCACCGGCAACCGCGACCCGTACACCGGCGCGAACGTCCTCTCGCGCGGCCTGACCGGCAGTTACACCGTCAGCGGCGAGACGCGCGTGAAGGTCGCCTCTCCCCTGCTCAAGCACGCCTTCGACCTGGAAAGCGGCCTGAGCCTCGACGACCCCAGCGTGAGCGTCCCCGTGTACGCCACGCGCTTTGACGGAGGTGACGTATGGACTGGTTCGCTGGCTTAA
- the nirB gene encoding nitrite reductase large subunit NirB, which translates to MSTPIPHLVIVGNGMVGHRLTEQLRQHAAPDALHLTVISEESRLAYDRVHLSSHLDDPRPDLSLATDAGYRDSGVSVVTGRADAVNLTAKTVQVAGQTLAYDALVFATGSFPFVPPVPGRDARGCFVYRTLDDLDAIREAARGARRGAVIGGGLLGLEAAGALRKLGLETHVVEFAPHLMPAQLDAEGGSALRRTIEGMGIGVHLGRNTRQVSVDAQGRVTGLDFADGTRLDTDLVVFSAGIRPRDDLARAAGLSIGERGGILIDDACRTSDPHTYAVGECALHDGRVYGLVAPGYQMAKVAAVNVLRDLGVLDAPPAHFRGADLSTKLKLLGVEVGSFGDAKGVTPGARSVSLSDNVRGTYSKVVVSDDGRVLGGLLVGDTARYADLLDLTMSATPLSVPPETLIVPPLPGGAVTTSTDALLCSCENVRQSALCAAIGEGARDVASLKKCTGAGTGCGGCVPSLHGLLQTELRRLGETVTNHLCEHYPYSRQELFDLIRVRGHVTWDEVLAAHGSGLGCEICKPAVGSILASLHNELVVAPQHAPLQDTNDAFLANIQKNGTYSVMPRVPGGEITAEGLIAIGAVAKRYGLYCKITGGQRIDLLGAHRDDLPAIWEELIAAGFESGHAYGKSLRTVKSCVGSTWCRYGVQDSTSLAVRLELRYRGLRSPHKLKSGVSGCTRECAEARSKDFGIIATEKGWNVYVGGNGGVTPKHAVLLASDLSEDEVITLLDRYLMFYVRTADRLQRTSTWLENLEGGLDYLRSVIIDDRLGICADLDAEMARHVGTYRDEWAAAVNDPAIRARFRTFVNSDARDEGVQWVDERGQIRPADAPYLYPLPMLGGD; encoded by the coding sequence GTGTCCACCCCCATCCCCCACCTCGTGATCGTCGGCAACGGCATGGTCGGCCACCGCCTGACCGAACAGCTGCGCCAGCACGCCGCCCCCGACGCCCTGCACCTGACTGTGATCAGCGAGGAGAGCCGCCTCGCGTACGACCGCGTGCACCTGTCGAGCCACCTCGACGACCCCCGCCCCGACCTGTCCCTGGCCACCGACGCCGGGTACCGCGACTCGGGCGTGAGCGTCGTGACGGGCCGCGCCGACGCCGTGAACCTGACCGCGAAGACCGTGCAGGTCGCCGGGCAGACCCTCGCGTACGACGCGCTGGTGTTCGCCACCGGCTCCTTCCCCTTCGTGCCGCCCGTCCCCGGCCGGGACGCCCGCGGGTGCTTCGTGTACCGCACGCTGGACGACCTGGACGCCATCCGCGAGGCCGCCCGCGGGGCGCGCCGCGGAGCCGTGATCGGCGGCGGCCTGCTGGGCCTGGAGGCCGCCGGGGCGCTGCGCAAGCTGGGCCTGGAAACGCACGTCGTGGAGTTCGCGCCGCACCTCATGCCCGCCCAGCTCGACGCCGAGGGCGGCTCCGCGCTGCGCCGCACCATCGAGGGCATGGGCATCGGCGTGCACCTGGGCAGGAACACGCGGCAGGTCAGCGTGGACGCACAGGGGCGCGTGACCGGCCTGGACTTCGCGGATGGTACCCGTCTGGACACGGACCTCGTGGTGTTCAGCGCGGGGATCCGCCCCCGCGACGATCTGGCCCGCGCTGCCGGGCTGAGCATCGGCGAGCGCGGCGGCATCCTGATCGACGACGCCTGCCGCACGAGCGACCCGCACACCTACGCGGTCGGCGAGTGCGCCCTGCATGACGGGCGCGTGTACGGTCTGGTCGCGCCCGGCTACCAGATGGCGAAGGTGGCGGCCGTGAACGTCCTGCGGGACCTGGGCGTGCTGGACGCCCCGCCCGCGCACTTCCGCGGCGCGGACCTCAGCACCAAGCTGAAACTGCTGGGGGTGGAGGTCGGGTCCTTCGGCGACGCCAAGGGCGTGACGCCCGGCGCGCGCAGCGTGTCCCTGAGCGACAACGTGCGCGGCACGTACAGCAAGGTCGTCGTGTCGGACGACGGGCGCGTCCTGGGCGGCCTGCTGGTGGGCGACACCGCCCGCTACGCGGACCTGCTCGACCTGACCATGTCCGCCACGCCCCTGAGCGTCCCGCCCGAGACGCTGATCGTGCCCCCGCTGCCCGGCGGCGCGGTGACGACGTCCACCGACGCGCTGCTGTGCTCCTGCGAGAACGTCCGCCAGAGCGCCCTGTGCGCCGCGATAGGTGAGGGCGCGCGGGACGTCGCCAGCCTGAAGAAGTGCACCGGCGCGGGCACCGGCTGCGGCGGGTGCGTGCCCAGTCTGCACGGGCTGCTGCAGACCGAACTGCGCCGCCTGGGCGAGACGGTCACCAACCACCTGTGCGAGCACTACCCGTACTCCCGGCAGGAACTGTTCGACCTGATCCGCGTCCGGGGGCACGTCACCTGGGACGAGGTGCTCGCCGCGCACGGCTCGGGCCTGGGCTGCGAGATCTGCAAACCCGCTGTGGGCAGTATCCTGGCCTCGCTGCACAACGAACTGGTGGTCGCGCCGCAGCACGCGCCGCTGCAGGACACGAACGACGCGTTCCTGGCGAACATCCAGAAGAACGGCACGTACTCGGTCATGCCGCGCGTGCCGGGCGGCGAGATCACCGCCGAGGGCCTGATCGCCATCGGCGCGGTCGCCAAGCGCTACGGGCTGTACTGCAAGATCACCGGCGGGCAGCGCATCGACCTGCTCGGCGCGCACCGGGACGACCTCCCGGCCATCTGGGAGGAACTGATCGCCGCCGGGTTCGAGAGCGGGCACGCGTACGGCAAGAGCCTGCGCACCGTCAAGAGCTGCGTCGGCAGCACGTGGTGCCGCTACGGCGTGCAGGACTCCACCAGTCTCGCCGTGCGGCTGGAACTGCGCTACCGGGGCCTGCGCAGCCCCCATAAGCTGAAAAGTGGCGTGTCCGGCTGCACCCGCGAGTGCGCCGAGGCACGCAGCAAGGACTTCGGGATCATCGCCACCGAGAAGGGCTGGAACGTGTACGTCGGCGGGAACGGCGGCGTGACCCCCAAGCACGCGGTGCTGCTCGCCAGTGACCTGAGCGAGGACGAGGTCATCACCCTGCTCGACCGCTACCTGATGTTCTACGTCCGCACCGCCGACCGCCTGCAGCGCACCAGCACCTGGCTGGAGAACCTGGAGGGCGGCCTGGACTACCTGCGGAGCGTGATCATCGACGACCGCCTGGGCATCTGCGCCGACCTGGACGCCGAGATGGCCCGGCACGTCGGCACGTACCGGGACGAATGGGCGGCCGCCGTGAACGACCCCGCGATCCGCGCCCGCTTCCGGACCTTCGTGAACAGCGACGCCCGCGACGAGGGCGTGCAGTGGGTCGATGAACGCGGCCAGATCCGCCCGGCCGACGCGCCGTACCTCTACCCCCTGCCGATGCTCGGCGGCGACTGA
- a CDS encoding diguanylate cyclase, protein MRLRHLLLLTQLPFWALLLATFLVLQGSLDRRVQTLAQVTETRTQLEHTAELLTHVLDMETGVRGYVIAGQPAFLEPYYRGEAAYPAVIDALRGGATLGDADRARLGQVSDLIRQWQAEIAQPEIRLRPDRPAEAEAMVRSGRGKRILDQIRADIGGIEESLGRQLRDVDARAQAQLGELRRVLVGAAVTLLLLSVGITLLTARLLTGPLSALGRGTRRVTDHGAATVTERGPREYRELAGAFNRMARGVQEARASSARAADELATRNAWLSDLARLSDALQAARSVAEGTEILARALPHLLPGTSGQLAQHNASRNLLLPAAAWGEEMLTPGPESCWALRRGETQGDGAGRPFMPGCAGMPGGYLCAPLFSHGETLGLIRVQPGPDADLGALREALNDVARQVALALASLRLQDRLLQQSIRDPLTGLFNRRHLEAQLASGVAAAQGGEPLSVVALDIDHFKRLNDTFGHDAGDAALVRVSAALREVAPPGSTPARPGGEEFTLLLPQTDVGQAAALAETLRARVAALDLSHDGIALGQVTVSLGVAGLTPGGSGEALVAAADQALYAAKRAGRNRVVVAGVQERADRS, encoded by the coding sequence ATGCGTCTGCGTCACCTGCTGCTCCTGACCCAGTTGCCGTTCTGGGCGCTGCTGCTGGCGACCTTCCTGGTCCTGCAGGGAAGCCTGGACCGCCGGGTGCAGACCCTGGCGCAGGTCACCGAGACCCGCACGCAGCTGGAACACACGGCGGAGCTGCTGACGCACGTCCTGGACATGGAGACCGGTGTGCGGGGCTATGTGATCGCGGGGCAACCGGCGTTCCTGGAACCGTACTACCGGGGCGAGGCGGCGTACCCGGCGGTGATCGACGCGCTGCGCGGAGGCGCGACCCTGGGTGACGCGGACCGCGCGCGGCTGGGGCAGGTCTCGGACCTGATCCGGCAGTGGCAGGCGGAGATCGCGCAGCCCGAGATCCGCCTGCGGCCCGACCGGCCCGCCGAGGCGGAGGCGATGGTGCGTAGCGGCCGGGGCAAACGGATCCTGGATCAGATCCGGGCAGACATCGGCGGGATCGAAGAATCGCTCGGGCGGCAGTTGCGGGACGTGGACGCCCGCGCGCAGGCGCAACTGGGGGAACTGCGCCGGGTGCTGGTGGGCGCGGCAGTGACACTGCTGCTGCTCAGCGTGGGGATCACGCTGCTCACGGCGCGGCTGCTGACCGGGCCGCTCTCGGCACTGGGGCGCGGCACGCGGCGCGTGACGGATCACGGCGCGGCGACCGTCACCGAGCGGGGACCGCGGGAGTACCGCGAGCTGGCCGGGGCGTTCAACCGCATGGCGCGCGGCGTGCAGGAGGCGCGGGCGTCGTCGGCGCGCGCGGCGGACGAGCTCGCGACCCGCAACGCGTGGCTGAGCGATCTGGCGCGCCTGAGTGACGCGCTGCAGGCGGCCCGCAGCGTCGCGGAGGGCACGGAGATCCTGGCGCGGGCGCTGCCGCACCTGCTGCCGGGCACGAGTGGTCAACTCGCGCAGCACAACGCGTCGCGGAACCTGCTGCTCCCGGCGGCGGCGTGGGGCGAGGAGATGCTCACGCCCGGCCCGGAGTCCTGCTGGGCGCTGCGGCGCGGTGAGACGCAGGGGGACGGAGCGGGGAGACCCTTCATGCCCGGCTGCGCGGGAATGCCGGGCGGGTACCTGTGCGCGCCGCTGTTCTCGCACGGGGAGACACTGGGCCTGATCCGCGTGCAGCCGGGACCGGACGCGGACCTGGGCGCGCTGCGTGAGGCGCTGAACGACGTGGCGCGGCAGGTGGCGCTGGCCCTGGCGAGTCTGCGCCTGCAGGACCGGCTGCTGCAGCAGTCCATCCGGGACCCGCTGACGGGCCTGTTCAACCGCCGTCACCTGGAGGCGCAGCTGGCGTCAGGCGTCGCGGCGGCGCAGGGGGGCGAGCCGCTGAGCGTGGTGGCGCTGGACATCGATCACTTCAAGCGCCTGAACGACACGTTCGGGCACGACGCAGGGGACGCGGCGCTCGTGCGGGTCAGCGCGGCGCTGCGCGAGGTGGCGCCGCCCGGCAGCACCCCGGCGCGGCCCGGCGGGGAGGAATTCACGCTGCTGCTCCCGCAGACGGATGTGGGGCAGGCGGCGGCGCTGGCCGAGACGCTGCGCGCGCGGGTGGCGGCGCTGGACCTGTCGCACGACGGGATCGCGCTGGGGCAGGTGACGGTGTCACTGGGCGTGGCGGGCCTCACGCCGGGCGGCAGCGGGGAGGCGCTGGTCGCGGCGGCGGATCAGGCGCTGTACGCCGCCAAACGCGCCGGGCGGAACCGCGTGGTGGTGGCGGGCGTACAGGAGCGGGCCGACCGGTCGTGA